TTGGGCGGATCGGAGATCCGCCCCCACACGATTCCTTGACTCCGGGCGTGCCCGCGTCCATGCTTCCCCGTGAATGGCCGGAGCCGCCCAGCCCGAGCCTCCTCTGCCCGGCGCCGCCGACGCCGTGCGGGCGCGGAAGTCGTGGCTGCTGCGCGCCTCGCGCATGGAGTTCGGGATCATCGCGGCGGGCGCGGCCCTGCTGATCTTCAGCCTGGGCGAGTGGCTGGACTGGCTGGTGGTGGACCAGGTGCTGCCCTTCCGCACCATGCTGGCGGCCGACGCCCTGGTGGCGGCGCTGGCCGGACTGCTCCTGTTCAAGGTACTGGCCGACGCCCGCCGCCACCACCGCGAGACCCTGCGCCACATGGAGACCATCGCGGAGATGAACCACCACATCCGCAATTCGCTGCAGGTGATCGCCTACCACAACGTGAGCCATCCTTCCAGCGAGCAGGCGGTGCGGCAAGTGGGCGAGGCGGTGGAGCGCATCGAGTGGGCGCTGCGCGAGGTGCTGCCGGAGCGCCGCCTGGCCGAAGAAGGGCCGCCCCACGTGCCCGAGCGGCGGCGCCCGCGCTGATAGAATCCCGTCAGGATGACCGCGTGGTTCCAGATCGAGGCGCGCTGCGGGGCGGCGCGCGCGGGCACGCTGCTCACCGCCCACGGACCCGTCCGCACTCCCGTGTTCATGCCGGTGGGCACGGCGGGCACGGTCAAAGGCGTCCCCCAGGAGACCCTGGAGGAGCTGGGCGCCGAGCTGGTGCTGGCCAACACCTATCACCTCTACCTGCGGCCGGGGACGGAGACGGTGCGCCGGCTGGGCGGGCTGCACCGCTTCATGGGATGGGAGCGGGCGCTGCTCACCGATTCCGGCGGCTTCCAGGTCTTCAGCCTGAACGCATTGCGCAAGGTGAGCGAGGAGGGCGTGGAGTTCCGCTCCCACCTGGACGGGTCTTCGCATTTTTTCACCCCGGAGAGCGCGACCGGGGCGCAGATCGCGCTGGGCGCGGACGTGATCATGGCCTTCGACGAGTGCACCGAGCATCCCGCGGACGAGAAGCGCGCGCGCGAGTCGATGGAGCTGACGCTGCGCTGGGCGGGGCGGTGCAAACGGTACTTCGAGGAGCACTGCGGCGAGGTTCCCTGGGGTCAGACGTCAGACGTCGGACGTCAGACGTCAGCAGGAAGGCAGTTGTTGTTCGGCATCGTGC
This genomic interval from Terriglobales bacterium contains the following:
- the tgt gene encoding tRNA guanosine(34) transglycosylase Tgt → MTAWFQIEARCGAARAGTLLTAHGPVRTPVFMPVGTAGTVKGVPQETLEELGAELVLANTYHLYLRPGTETVRRLGGLHRFMGWERALLTDSGGFQVFSLNALRKVSEEGVEFRSHLDGSSHFFTPESATGAQIALGADVIMAFDECTEHPADEKRARESMELTLRWAGRCKRYFEEHCGEVPWGQTSDVGRQTSAGRQLLFGIVQGGMHAELRRESAQRTVERGFDGYAIGGLSVGEPRHLTQEMVAATLEHLPADQPRYLMGVGTPEEIVAYARLGVDMMDCVLPTRAARHGLLYTSEGRISIKQARYAQDDGPLDPRCGCRVCARYSRAYLRHLYASNEALAGLLNSLHNLAYYLDTMRAVRHSIELGDFAGFPSGVRSPQSSAS